The DNA region GTGTATCACCAGGACGTTTAAGAtttgtctcttgattcaaaCCTTGTCCACTTCTTCGTACACCATTCTctaaatcttctttaattttggcaaattgagCATCTCGAAGAGCATCTCGTCTCTTACAAGAGCCTCCAACAAcagttactaaattactaaccacataaaaaaaatcagcaatgttaatgtgatttttagcaacggcaacaagtgtcaattgaagttgatgagcaaaacaatggacataaaatgctgacttattctctttcaaaattaaagttttgagaccATTGATATCACCTTGCATATTACTAGCTCCGTCATAACCTTGCCCACGTAGTCtcgataaactcaaattatgttcacaaagtaaacCTTCAATAGCACATTTGAGTGACAAAGCGGTGGTACTTGCTACATGTACAATACCAAGGAACCGCTCTATAATAATTCCTTGTTTGTTCACATAACGAAGAACGAGTGCCATTTGTTCTTTCACTGAGATATCACGTGactcatcaactaatattgaaaagaacccaTTGCCAAGATCCTCGATGATGGCTTTAGATGTTTCACGTGCAATTGCATTCACCATGTCTTTTTGAATATCATGATGGGTAAGCTTGCAATTTTTCCAAGTATTTTGCATCACTTCATTGATAGATTCATTGTGATCCCccaaaaattgtagaagctCAAGGAAATTTCCTTTATCACTTGAATCTTGAGATTCATCATGACCACGAAAAGCTAATCCTCGGAATAAAAGGAATCTTACGCAATCAACTATTGCGTTTAATTGAATCTGATAATTAgctttatcttgatttgattgcttaaccAAGACACTTTGAATGTGTTGCTTTTCCTTCTGTAAATCTTCACTCTTCTTGACAGCTTGGTTATGAACACTATTAACTCCTCCAACATGGGAATCTAACTTCCCAACCTGATTCCAAAGTCTGAATCCCTTCGTTACAAAAGTGTCACCTCCTCCTTGCTTACCAACATCTTTCCCAAATAGgtagcaataaaaacaaaatgctgcATCTTTGGCTATACTATATTCCAACCAATTTCTATTTTCATACCATTCGACTCTAAATCGACGGGGCTTTCCAGAAAAATATGATACCGGGTAATCATGAGGAGGTCGACAAGGGCCTTTTCCTaaataatatcttcttatttcatcatgattattagGATGATAAGATGATATCTTTTGTCGTAGCCCAGGATCTGAAGGaagattttctaagttaaagtcaACACGACTTCGCTTAGAAGATggagatgaatcttgcacaggagatgaatcttgcacaGGAGATGAATCTTGGGTACGCGGTTTTTTTATCaagtatttgtccataattctagcaaaagaataaaaaataaattataagtttatttgaaatatcaataaattattaattattatttagttgtttcattaatttgtttgtcttttataaattataatttgttatattattgtttcattaattataagattattaattgttgtttagtctaacataatttaattttttttgtcttttataatgtattgattaattaaattattaacgcTAAAagacaatcagaaaatttcacaaaatctagctaccaatcagaaaatttcacaatcacaattttataaatcacaataacgctaaaagacaattaatgtCTTTGAGTTGAGTCCAATATCAATACACACCAATAGTCCAATACggcaacaccaacaccaacacattTCAATTTA from Castanea sativa cultivar Marrone di Chiusa Pesio chromosome 6, ASM4071231v1 includes:
- the LOC142639683 gene encoding uncharacterized protein LOC142639683, with protein sequence MDKYLIKKPRTQDSSPVQDSSPVQDSSPSSKRSRVDFNLENLPSDPGLRQKISSYHPNNHDEIRRYYLGKGPCRPPHDYPVSYFSGKPRRFRVEWYENRNWLEYSIAKDAAFCFYCYLFGKDVGKQGGGDTFVTKGFRLWNQVGKLDSHVGGVNSVHNQAVKKSEDLQKEKQHIQSVLVKQSNQDKANYQIQLNAIVDCVRFLLFRGLAFRGHDESQDSSDKGNFLELLQFLGDHNESINEVMQNTWKNCKLTHHDIQKDMVNAIARETSKAIIEDLGNGFFSILVDESRDISVKEQMALVLRYVNKQGIIIERFLGIVHVASTTALSLKCAIEGLLCEHNLSLSRLRGQGYDGASNMQGDINGLKTLILKENKSAFYVHCFAHQLQLTLVAVAKNHINIADFFYVVSNLVTVVGGSCKRRDALRDAQFAKIKEDLENGVRRSGQGLNQETNLKRPGDTRWGSYYETILNLILMFSAVADVLEIIEEDGLSDQKVEARSIMRSILSFEFVFALHLMKNILGITNELSIALQKKNQDIVNAMDLVKVSKQRLQVMRDDEWISLLTEVSSFCATHEIPILNMDEIFVVSGRPRRNTQQNTNLHYYRVELFYTVIDMQLQELNNRFSEVNTDLLICMACLNPSNSFVAFDKEKLIHLAKFYPYDFPGTDILALDSQLQNFIFDMRNNDLFLELQGVSELAEKLVSTRKHETYPLVYLLVKLALTLPVATATVEISFSAMKYIKNELRNRMGDQWMNDCLVVYIEKDIACNIDNETIMQRFQNMKNRRRQL